From the genome of Vigna angularis cultivar LongXiaoDou No.4 chromosome 11, ASM1680809v1, whole genome shotgun sequence, one region includes:
- the LOC108332511 gene encoding fatty acyl-CoA reductase 3 codes for MEVGSVLHFLQNKTILIIGATGFLAKIFLEKILRVQPNVKKIFLLLRASDDNSATYRLHNEIIAKDLFIVLKEKLGANFKSFISEKLTLVPGDISYEDLGLKDSTLREDICNQTDVIVNLAATTNFDERYDIALGLNTFGVKHVMNFAKQCTKLKVLVHVSTAYVCGERGGLIPEDPYHFGETLNGVSGLDIDAEKTIVCNKLDELKEQGATERDVKIAMKNLGISRAKVYGWPNTYVFTKAVGEMLVEKLKGNLSVVILRPTIVTSTMKEPFPGWAEGVRTIDSLAVTYGKGKLTCFLGDINGVVDVVPADMVVNAMLVAMVAHAKQPSDIIYHVGSSVRNPLTYLNLQDFGLKYFSAKPWIRKDGTPVKVGRVTVLTSMDSFQRYMFIRYLLPLKGLELANAALCQYFRGTYLELHRKIQVVMRMVELYRPYMFFTGVFDDMNTEKLRMAAKQSGTETDLFYFDTKDINWDDYFMKTHIPGIVKYIFK; via the exons ATGGAGGTCGGAAGTGTTCTTCACTTTCTTCAAAACAAAACCATTTTAATCATTGGAGCCACAGGCTTTCTAGCCAAAA TTTTTCTGGAGAAGATATTGAGGGTTCAACCCAATGTTAAgaagatttttcttcttttgagaGCCTCAGATGATAATTCTGCCACTTATCGATTGCACAATGAG ATCATAGCGAAGGACTTGTTCATTGTGCTAAAGGAAAAACTGGGTGCAAATTTTAAGTCCTTCATTTCTGAAAAACTGACTCTGGTGCCGGGAGACATTTCCTATGAGGATTTGGGTTTGAAAGATTCAACTCTGAGGGAAGACATCTGCAATCAAACGGATGTTATAGTCAATTTGGCTGCAACTACCAACTTTGATGAAAG GTACGATATAGCTTTGGGTCTAAACACCTTTGGGGTGAAGCATGTCATGAACTTTGCTAAACAGTGTACTAAACTGAAAGTGCTTGTTCATGTATCAACAG CCTACGTATGTGGTGAGAGAGGTGGACTCATACCAGAGGACCCCTACCACTTTGGTGAAACACTAAATGGAGTGTCTGGCCTAGACATCGATGCAGAAAAGACCATTGTGTGTAACAAATTGGATGAACTAAAAGAACAAGGAGCCACAGAACGTGATGTTAAAATAGCCATGAAGAATCTGGGTATCAGCAG GGCAAAGGTGTATGGATGGCCAAACACATACGTGTTTACAAAGGCAGTGGGAGAAATGCTTGTGGAAAAACTCAAAGGAAACCTATCTGTTGTTATTCTGCGACCTACCATTGTCACAAGCACAATGAAAGAACCTTTTCCTGGTTGGGCTGAGGGTGTCAg AACCATTGACAGTTTAGCTGTTACTTATGGGAAAGGAAAGCTAACATGTTTCCTTGGAGATATCAATGGAGTTGTGGATGTG GTCCCAGCAGACATGGTGGTGAATGCTATGCTAGTGGCCATGGTGGCTCATGCAAAGCAGCCAAGTGATATCATATACCACGTGGGTTCCTCTGTTAGAAATCCACTCACATACTTGAATCTCCAAGACTTTGGATTAAAATATTTCTCTGCAAAACCATGGATAAGAAAGGATGGCACACCAGTCAAAGTTGGCAGAGTGACTGTGCTGACCAGCATGGATAGCTTTCAGAGATATATGTTCATTCGTTACCTCCTTCCATTAAAG GGACTGGAGCTGGCCAATGCTGCACTTTGTCAGTATTTTCGGGGAACATATCTTGAGCTGCATAGGAAGATCCAAGTTGTGATGCGGATGGTTGAACTTTACAGACCCTACATGTTCTTTACGGGCGT ATTTGATGATATGAACACAGAGAAGTTGAGAATGGCAGCAAAACAAAGTGGGACAGAGACAGATCTGTTTTACTTTGATACAAAAGATATTAATTGGGATGATTACTTTATGAAGACCCATATTCCTGGCATTGTCAAGTACATTTTCAAGTGA
- the LOC108332906 gene encoding uncharacterized protein LOC108332906, giving the protein MAPRLPPPPQPTEPDASKNARLLETVIDRLQQQNTTLMEQNATLMQQNQSAMQSLEASRANSETTQRQLMEILAATRHNSGASSSNAGPPTAEWSLESFLQHHPAKFSGKCLPDEADQWLRDMERIYNAKRCPDESRLAFTEYLLTGEASHWWTTVKAILTDAQNPITWAVFRDKFYEEYFPDSVRYAKEVEFLQLAQGAKSVSEYTNTFKHLLRFNTMATSEEWQCRKFENGLRSDLKVLISSLCIRSFPAMVERAKVLEKTMAEAEQQKKQQASRGPVLSRPTVNRNRTPYSRPAQSSGSQAMVVAGQANQPGPVRCFQCGGPHFRSSCPQLVGGKYCTRCKRNGHLENECNMGGRAVMRPPNAGRTQQGRGGRAQAVGRVYATTGAEAASSGTLITSTCLLYGMKCCVLFDSGATHSFISKAYVDKLGLAESEIQFDLVVSTPAAGEVRTSTVCVRCPIKVEGRRYKVNLIYCGAKELIFPEEDEEELGVTLSQLKEDIMEGASCFWIMTHEDSEVADKSFERSSNKYTEGRTVVDEFPDVFPDEVPGLPPVREVEFTIDLKKDGSSRLCIDYRQLNKLTIKNKYPLPRIDDLLDQLHGASVFSKIDLRSGYHQIRVKEGDIQKTAFRSRYGHYEYVVMPFGVTNAPAVFMDYMNRIFRPYLDKFVVVFIDDILIYSRSCEEHEEHLRLVLGVLREKELYAKLTKCEFWMKEVQFLGHVVSAGGISVDPAKVRAVLEWESPRSVTEVRSFVGLVGYYRRFIEGFSKIVAPLTQLTRKDHPFAWTDRCESSFQELKRKLTSAPVLVIPDTAKPFEVYCDASHQGLGCVLMQEKRAVAYASRQLKIHERNYPTHDLELAAVVFALKIWRHYLYGSVFQVFSDHKSLKYLFDQKELNMRQRRWLEFLKDYDFELLYHPGKANVVADALSRKVVHVSSMMVRQLRLVENFRDLRLQFELEPNSIRCCNLRIASNVFDRIRMKQREDEDLVLILNALGTDKAKHFNTGTDGLLRYMDRTCVPNDGELKRIILEEGHHSHGQSERTIQTLEDLLRTCVLDHLGVWDEVLPLVEFTYNNSFQSSIGMAPFEALYGRKCRTPLCWFQEGENILTGPELVQQTTEKVKLIQERLKTSRSRQKSYADKRRRPLEFKAGDHVFLRMNPTTGVGRALRSKKLSPKFVGPYQILRRIGPVAYELALPPQLSNLHPVFHVSQLRKYVSDPSHILELDDVRLRQDRTLEMKLVRVEDVRTKLYKGKDVRLVKVVWDDKTGDSTWEVEDAMRDLYPHLFPGKSSIFEDENFCS; this is encoded by the exons atggcacctagactccctcctccacccCAACCTACGGAACCTGATGCGTCCAAgaacgctaggttgttggagacggTGATAGACCGCTTACAGCAACAGAACACGACACTGATGGAACAAAATGCCACTCTAATGCAGCAGAATCAGAGTGCCATGCAGAGTTTGGAAGCTTCGCGTGCCAACTCTGAAACAACACAAAGACAATTGATGGAGATCTTAGCAGCGACCAGGCATAATTCAGGGGCGTCTTCTTCCAACGCTGGCCCGCCTACTGCCGagtggagcttggagagttttctccaacaccatccggccAAATTCAGTGGGAAATGCCTTCCTGATGAGGCAGACCAGTGGCTGAGAGACATGGAACGTATCTACAATGCTAAGAGGTGTCCGGATGAAAGCCGCCTGGCTTTTACAGAGTACTTACTGACTGGCGAAGCTAGCCACTGGTGGACGACTGTGAAAGCCATCTTAACGGACGCTCAGAATCCCATCACCTGGGCGGTTTTCAGAGACAAATTTTATGAAGAGTACTTCCCGGACAGCGTTCGTTACGCTAAGGAAGTTGAGTTTCTTCAACTGGCGCAAGGAGCGAAGTCTGTGTCGGAGTATACCAACACCTTTAAACATCTTCTGAGGTTCAACACGATGGCCACCAGTGAGGAGTGGCAGTGTAGGAAATTCGAGAACGGACTGCGGAGTGATTTGAAGGTATTGATTTCCAGTTTGTGCATCCGGTCGTTCCCAGCCATGGTTGAGAGGGCTAAAGTATTAGAGAAAACTATGGCTGAGGCGGAACAACAGAAGAAACAACAGGCGTCAAGAGGACCAGTTCTGTCGAGACCTACTGTGAATCGGAACAGGACCCCATACTCTCGTCCAGCTCAGTCGAGTGGTTCACAAGCTATGGTAGTTGCTGGACAAGCAAATCAACCGGGGCCGGTCAGATGTTTTCAGTGCGGAGGACCCCACTTTAGATCATCATGCCCTCAGTTGGTTGGAGGGAAATATTGCACTCGTTGTAAAAGAAACGGTCATCTGGAAAACGAGTGTAATATGGGCGGACGTGCAGTGATGAGACCGCCGAACGCTGGAAGGACTCAGCAAGGAAGAGGTGGCCGAGCCCAAGCTGTGGGGCGTGTATATGCAACCACGGGTGCGGAAGCAGCGAGTTCAGGTACACTTATTACCAGCACATGCTTGCTATATGGAATGAAATGTTGTGTACTGTTTGActcgggggcaacacactccttcatctcgaaggcgtacGTTGATAAGCTGGGATTAGCTGAGAGTGAGAtacagttcgacttggtggtgtcaaccccagcggctggagaGGTTAGGACATCTACCGTGTGCGTTAGATGTCCCATTAAGGTAGAAGGGCGTAGATACAAGGTGAATTTGATAT attgtggtgCTAAGGAATTGATTTTTCcggaggaagatgaagaagagttGGGTGTGACGCTCAGTCAACTGAAAGAGGATATCATGGAGGGCGCGAGTTGCTTCTGGATCATGACGCATGAAGACAGTGAGGTTGCGGATAAGagttttgaacgttcgtccaataagtacactgaaggacgaacggtgGTGGACGAATTCCCGGACGTCTTTCCGGATGAGGTGCCTGGATTGCCTCCCGTTCGTGAAGTTGAGTTTACCATTGATTTG aagaaggatggcagctctcggctaTGCATTGACTATCGTCAAttgaataagctgaccatcaagaacaaatacccACTGCCTCGCATTGACGATCTGCTGGATCAATTGCATGGAGCGAGCGTCTTCTCCAAGATAGATTTGAGATCGGGCTACCACCAAATTCGGGTTAAGGAAGGAGATATTCAGAAGACGGCCTTTAGATCTCGATATGGACATTATGAGTATGTGGTCATGCCGTTCGGTGTGACGAACGCTCCGGCGGtcttcatggattacatgaataGGATCTTCAGGCCGTACTTGGACAAATTTGTGGTGGTGTTCATTGAcgatattctcatctactccaGGAGTTGTGAAGAGCATGAAGAGCACTTGAGATTAGTACTTGGAGTGTTGAGGGAAAAGGAGTTGTACGCTAAGTTGACCAAGTgcgaattttggatgaaggaagtgcAATTCTTGGGTCACGTTGTATCTGCTGGTGGAATTTCAGTCGACCCAGCCAAAGTACGAGCAGTCTTGGAATGGGAAAGCCCACGTTCGGTAACAGAAGTTAGAAGCTTTGTGGGACTGGTgggctactataggcgtttcatagaaggattttctaagatagtagcccCGTTAACACAACTGACCAGGAAGGATCACCCGTTCGcctggaccgatcggtgtgaatctAGTTTTCAAGAGCTGAAGcggaagttgacgagcgctccagtttTGGTAATTCCGGACACTGCCAAACCTTTCGAAGTTTACTGTGACGCATCACACCAAGGTTTGGGGTGCGTTCTTATGCAAGAAAAACGAGCAGTGGCGTACGCCTCTCGGCAATTGAAGATACATGAGAGGAATTATCCAACGCACGACCTAGAGCTGGCAGCGGTCGTCTTTgctctgaagatttggaggcactacTTGTATGGATCCGTTTTCCAAGTCTTTAGTGATCATAAAAGTCTCAAGTACCTatttgatcaaaaggagttgaatatgaggcagcGGAGGTGGCTTGAATTCCTAAAGGATTATGACTTCGAGTTGCTGTATCACCCTGGAAAAGCGAACGTTGTGGCAGATGCGTTGAGCAGGAAGGTGGTGCATGTCTCGTCCATGATGGTTAGACAATTGAGATTGGTGGAGAATTTTAGAGAcctaaggttgcagttcgagTTGGAGCCGAACAGCATTAGATGCTGCAACCTCAGAATAGCAAGTAACGTATTCGACCGAATTAGGATGAAGCAAAGGGAGGATGAAGATTTGGTGCTGATCTTAAACGCGCTCGGTACAGATAAGGCTAAGCATTTCAACACCGGGACGGACGGTCTTCTACGTTATATGGATAGGACGTGCGTCCCGAATGATGGCGAGCTAAAGAGGATTATCCtggaggaaggacatcacagcc acgGTCAATCCGAGAGAACGATTCAGACGCTCGAGGACTTATTGAGAACGTGCGTACTCGATCATTTAGGCGTTTGGGACGAGGTATTGCCATTAgtggagttcacctacaacaacagcttcCAGTCCAGCATTGGAATGGCTCCCTTCGAAGCTCTTTACGGACGTAAATGTCGCACGCCACTTTgctggtttcaagaaggagaaaacaTATTGACTGGACCAGAACTCGTTCAACAAACGACTGAAAAGGTGAAATTAATACAAGAGAGATTGAAGACGTCCAGAAGCAGGCAGAAGTCATATGCCGATAAGAGGAGACGACCACTAGAGTTCAAAGCTGGCGATCATGTTTTTCTAAGGATGAATCCAACGACTGGAGTAGGAAGAGCGTTGAGATCAaagaagttgtctcccaagTTCGTGGGGCCTTATCAGATTTTGAGAAGGATTGGACCTGTTGCATACGAACTAGCCTTGCCTCCACAATTATCCAACCTTCATCCGGTATTTCACGTTTCCCAACTCCGAAAGTACGTGTCTGATCCCTCGCACATATTGGAACTGGATGACGTTCGTCTtcgacaagaccgaacgctagaGATGAAGCTGGTTCGCGTTGAAGACGTTCGCACTAAGTTATACAAAGGGAAGGACGTTCGACTGGTGAAAGTAGTGTGGGACGACAAGACTGGTGACTCTACTTGGGAAGTTGAGGATGCCATGAGGGACTTATACCCTCATCTGTTTCCTGGTAAGTCttcaattttcgaggacgaaaatttttgtagttag